A genomic stretch from Desulfotignum balticum DSM 7044 includes:
- a CDS encoding phosphotransferase, whose protein sequence is MLDWSNTALRQWICDQWQMDIHCIRQDIDIQGSPERALSRIVMADTQDRQFLVEQFDPGKRTIRDRVARAVDFLFTRGLTRVVPYRKTVQGEFLPFFNGACFQVSRFLDGTFLKRPDYLSSAAMGQNTARFLIKMAEAATGMEKHLSFPRFSIKTYIHELFRTMKIHDQPVYDRFLPVLDFLEAEFMPAHDHLAFAFCHGDLHPLNIIWDKDEIRAVIDWEFAGIKPDLYDAANFVGCAGIENPNGLGMDMVMTFLAKLHQTEVISEMGWRFFPEYVLALRFAWLSEWLRKKDQEMIDLEHAFMRILVEHMPEIRHAFDRVA, encoded by the coding sequence ATGCTTGACTGGTCAAACACAGCCCTGCGCCAGTGGATTTGTGATCAATGGCAGATGGACATCCACTGTATCCGGCAGGACATCGACATCCAGGGCAGCCCGGAGCGGGCCTTGTCCCGGATAGTGATGGCGGATACACAGGACCGGCAGTTTCTGGTGGAGCAGTTTGACCCCGGAAAACGAACCATCCGGGACCGGGTGGCCCGGGCTGTGGATTTTTTGTTCACCCGCGGCCTGACCCGGGTGGTGCCATACCGGAAAACGGTGCAGGGAGAATTTCTGCCGTTTTTCAATGGGGCCTGTTTTCAAGTCTCTCGGTTTCTTGACGGAACCTTTTTAAAACGGCCGGATTATCTGTCATCCGCAGCCATGGGCCAAAACACGGCCCGGTTCCTGATAAAAATGGCTGAAGCCGCCACGGGCATGGAAAAGCATCTCTCTTTTCCCCGGTTTTCCATCAAAACTTATATCCATGAACTTTTCAGAACCATGAAAATCCATGATCAGCCCGTGTATGACCGGTTTCTGCCGGTGCTGGATTTTCTGGAGGCTGAATTCATGCCGGCCCATGATCACTTAGCCTTCGCGTTCTGCCACGGGGATCTGCACCCCTTGAACATCATCTGGGACAAAGACGAGATCCGGGCCGTGATCGACTGGGAATTTGCCGGCATCAAACCCGATCTTTACGATGCCGCCAATTTTGTGGGATGTGCCGGCATCGAGAATCCCAACGGCTTGGGCATGGACATGGTCATGACCTTTCTGGCTAAACTGCACCAGACAGAGGTGATCAGTGAGATGGGGTGGCGGTTTTTCCCGGAATATGTCCTGGCCCTGCGGTTTGCCTGGCTGTCGGAATGGCTCCGGAAAAAGGATCAGGAGATGATCGATCTGGAACATGCGTTCATGCGCATTCTTGTGGAGCACATGCCTGAGATCAGGCACGCGTTTGACCGCGTGGCATAA
- a CDS encoding MFS transporter has translation MKQRDVNASGPSDFRFELARWSIFAILILTYILVYFHRMAPGVVSEYLMADFSISGARLGSLAAVYFAVYAVMQIPSGVIADTLGTRTSIIFGNLVAGTGSILFGLAPGFEIALAGRFLVGLGVSVVFIAIMKNNAVWFHEKVFGIMSGLTLFFGNLGGVLAAGPLAQVLTVFQWRTVFTGIGSLSLILALAGFLIVRNKPQDMGFDPPNTYGGSLDIHTRHWVTNLKSVAMTLEVWPGFWVQLGMIGSSYAFMGLWGIRYLQDVHHLSRGASANLMTAQLLSFALGALFWGWISDRIGRRKPFLIAAAAAFLVSWPMLMFLPWTTGISGYVLFAFMGFAASGFVITFAAAKEIVHPNLSGMGVSMVNTGCFVGTALAQPLVGYIADLTWDGTLAAGVRVYSAGDYQNGFIAMIILCILSLIAAFRVRETFCRNSFKE, from the coding sequence ATGAAACAACGCGATGTCAATGCTTCCGGACCATCGGATTTCCGGTTCGAGCTGGCCAGGTGGTCTATTTTTGCCATTCTCATCCTTACCTATATTCTGGTGTATTTTCACCGCATGGCCCCGGGGGTGGTGTCGGAATATCTCATGGCGGACTTCAGCATCAGCGGGGCCCGTCTGGGATCCCTGGCTGCGGTCTATTTTGCCGTGTATGCGGTGATGCAGATTCCCTCCGGCGTGATCGCCGATACCCTGGGCACCCGGACATCCATCATCTTCGGAAACCTGGTGGCCGGCACCGGATCCATATTGTTCGGCCTGGCGCCGGGTTTTGAAATCGCTCTGGCCGGGCGGTTCCTGGTGGGGCTTGGCGTGTCTGTGGTCTTTATCGCCATCATGAAAAACAACGCGGTGTGGTTCCATGAAAAAGTGTTCGGCATCATGAGCGGCCTGACCCTGTTTTTCGGCAATCTCGGCGGGGTCCTGGCGGCCGGCCCCCTGGCGCAGGTGCTCACGGTGTTTCAATGGCGGACGGTGTTCACAGGGATCGGTTCTCTTTCTTTGATACTGGCGCTGGCCGGATTTCTGATAGTGAGAAACAAGCCCCAGGATATGGGGTTTGATCCGCCCAACACCTATGGGGGCAGCCTGGACATCCACACCCGCCACTGGGTGACCAACCTTAAAAGCGTTGCCATGACCCTTGAAGTCTGGCCCGGGTTCTGGGTCCAGCTGGGCATGATCGGCAGCAGCTATGCGTTCATGGGACTGTGGGGCATCCGGTATCTGCAGGACGTCCATCACCTGAGCCGGGGCGCTTCCGCCAACCTCATGACGGCCCAGCTGCTCAGCTTTGCTTTGGGCGCTTTGTTCTGGGGATGGATCTCCGACAGAATCGGCCGGAGAAAACCGTTTCTGATTGCAGCGGCCGCCGCATTCCTGGTGTCCTGGCCCATGCTGATGTTTCTGCCGTGGACAACCGGAATCAGCGGTTATGTTCTGTTTGCCTTTATGGGGTTTGCCGCATCCGGGTTTGTCATCACTTTTGCCGCAGCCAAAGAGATTGTCCATCCCAACCTGTCCGGCATGGGGGTCAGCATGGTCAACACCGGGTGTTTCGTGGGCACGGCCCTGGCCCAGCCCCTGGTGGGCTATATTGCGGATTTGACCTGGGACGGCACCCTGGCGGCCGGGGTCCGGGTTTACAGTGCCGGTGACTACCAGAACGGGTTCATCGCCATGATAATACTGTGCATTCTGTCTTTGATCGCTGCATTCCGGGTCAGGGAAACCTTTTGCCGGAACAGTTTCAAAGAATAA
- a CDS encoding SO_0444 family Cu/Zn efflux transporter → MTVVYDILKESWYLYLDVAVYMLFGFFIAGLLHVFFKAEKIKTYLGTGRIKPVVLAAFFGIPLPLCSCGVVPVATGLKKQGANSGAALSFMISTPETGVDSIAVSWAMLDPVMTVIRPVAAFITAVSTGIAQNFFGKDSPVAEKIDPKPSGGUGCADDTRAGAPTPPSSFFPRFVTGMRYAFGELVSDIAKPFVVGILIAGVITFFFPEDLTLWANDHRFVSMLVMLAAGIPMYVCATASTPIAAALILKGLNPGAALVFLLAGPATNAATINLVRTIFNTRTLVIYLSMIAVTSLAMGIGVDAVYDLMGIRASAVVGQAAEIVPVWIQIPAAVVLAVLMVYTSWKQSTGCASTVCSSECSE, encoded by the coding sequence ATGACCGTGGTGTATGATATATTAAAAGAATCGTGGTATCTGTATCTGGATGTGGCCGTGTACATGCTGTTCGGGTTTTTTATCGCCGGGCTCCTGCATGTGTTTTTCAAGGCGGAAAAAATAAAGACCTATCTGGGAACAGGCAGGATCAAACCGGTGGTGCTTGCGGCGTTTTTCGGTATCCCTTTGCCGTTGTGTTCCTGCGGCGTGGTGCCCGTGGCCACAGGCTTGAAAAAACAGGGAGCCAACAGCGGGGCCGCGTTGTCATTCATGATATCCACCCCTGAAACCGGGGTGGATTCCATTGCCGTGTCCTGGGCCATGCTGGATCCGGTCATGACGGTGATCCGGCCCGTGGCCGCGTTTATCACAGCCGTCTCCACAGGGATCGCCCAGAATTTTTTTGGAAAGGACAGCCCTGTGGCTGAAAAAATTGACCCCAAACCATCCGGGGGCTGAGGGTGTGCCGATGACACCCGTGCCGGTGCACCCACACCCCCTTCTTCTTTTTTTCCCCGGTTTGTCACAGGCATGAGATATGCCTTTGGCGAACTGGTGAGCGATATTGCAAAACCCTTTGTCGTCGGGATTCTCATCGCCGGCGTCATCACCTTTTTTTTTCCGGAAGATCTCACGCTCTGGGCCAATGATCACCGGTTTGTCTCCATGCTGGTCATGCTGGCCGCAGGAATCCCGATGTACGTGTGTGCCACGGCCTCCACCCCCATTGCCGCGGCCCTGATTCTTAAGGGGCTCAATCCCGGTGCCGCCCTGGTGTTTCTGCTGGCCGGTCCGGCCACCAATGCCGCCACCATCAATCTGGTGAGGACCATTTTCAATACCCGGACCCTGGTGATCTACCTGTCCATGATCGCTGTCACTTCCCTGGCCATGGGGATCGGTGTGGATGCGGTATATGATTTGATGGGCATCCGCGCCAGCGCCGTGGTGGGACAGGCAGCGGAAATCGTGCCGGTCTGGATTCAAATCCCTGCCGCAGTCGTGCTGGCCGTCCTGATGGTCTACACCAGCTGGAAGCAGTCGACCGGTTGTGCATCCACGGTGTGCAGCTCAGAATGCAGCGAATGA
- a CDS encoding GlxA family transcriptional regulator, producing the protein MIHVTILGLYNSMATTVFGPMDILNQAGRLWNRLAGTPRTPLFDVTLASADGKPIRSVNRVEIMPHCSIEQISHTDLIIIASATYIDKILEQNPELPGWIRHHYDQGAHVASICTGAFLLAETGLLDGRSATLHWGFADRFKARYPNVRLQQDRIFIDHGRLYCSAGVTAGMDLSLYLVEKFCGRPAATKSAKTMVLAMDRESQAPFRCFPGITDHTDPLIARAQQWLETNLAREVNYDELARTLRISRRSLERRFKQATGMTPLSYLQALRVEKARQLLEEGIATFSEITYAVGYEDISFFRKLFIRLTGLRPKEYQKKFAGYAVHPPGSQ; encoded by the coding sequence ATGATACATGTTACGATTTTAGGCCTTTACAACTCCATGGCAACCACGGTTTTCGGCCCCATGGACATCCTCAACCAGGCCGGCCGCCTGTGGAACCGTCTTGCCGGCACCCCCCGCACCCCGCTGTTTGACGTGACACTTGCCTCGGCAGACGGCAAACCCATCCGGTCCGTGAACCGGGTTGAGATCATGCCCCATTGCAGCATTGAACAGATTTCGCACACCGACCTGATCATCATTGCCTCAGCCACATATATCGATAAAATCCTTGAGCAAAACCCGGAGCTGCCCGGCTGGATCCGGCACCATTATGATCAGGGGGCCCATGTGGCCAGTATCTGCACCGGGGCATTTCTTCTGGCGGAAACCGGACTGCTGGACGGCAGATCCGCCACGCTTCACTGGGGGTTTGCAGACCGGTTCAAAGCCCGGTATCCCAACGTGCGGTTGCAGCAGGACCGGATTTTCATCGATCACGGCAGACTTTACTGTTCCGCCGGAGTCACCGCCGGCATGGATCTGTCACTCTATCTGGTGGAAAAATTCTGCGGCAGACCGGCTGCCACAAAATCGGCAAAAACCATGGTTCTTGCCATGGACCGGGAGAGCCAGGCCCCCTTCCGCTGTTTTCCCGGGATCACCGATCATACCGATCCTTTGATAGCCCGTGCCCAGCAATGGCTTGAAACAAATCTGGCCCGGGAAGTGAACTATGATGAACTGGCCCGCACTTTAAGGATAAGCCGCAGATCCCTGGAAAGGCGGTTCAAGCAGGCCACCGGCATGACCCCTTTGTCGTATCTTCAGGCACTCCGTGTTGAAAAAGCCCGGCAGCTTCTGGAGGAGGGCATTGCCACCTTCAGTGAAATCACCTATGCCGTGGGGTATGAAGATATCTCTTTTTTCCGGAAACTGTTCATCCGCCTGACAGGACTGAGACCCAAAGAATATCAGAAAAAATTTGCCGGTTATGCCGTTCATCCCCCGGGATCACAGTGA
- a CDS encoding DMT family transporter — translation MTHSRALFVVLTAGVLWSFGALTIRYMVDPEDYRWQYLFFRGLTVAAILCIYLMARDRHRFVENFRKIGASGIVGALGLVGAFIFFIWSITLTTAANTLFLFSTIPFIAAFLGIVLLKETLRPITWVSMGIAFVGIGVMVVEGLEAGSLLGIVTGFASACGFATFSISLRMRKETPQFATVALAGILCAVITAGIMLVQNDAITMPLRNILLSMVHGSLVGVGLILFSLGAGYFPAAELNLLSLFEVVGGVIWVYLPIFGIHEVPSLLTVIGGCIVSGAIVLNSLGSRHEPVPIKPV, via the coding sequence ATGACCCATTCAAGAGCCTTGTTTGTTGTGCTGACCGCCGGGGTCCTGTGGTCGTTCGGGGCGCTCACCATCCGTTACATGGTGGACCCTGAGGATTACCGGTGGCAGTATCTGTTTTTCCGGGGGTTGACCGTGGCGGCCATCCTGTGCATCTATCTGATGGCCAGGGACCGGCACCGGTTTGTGGAAAATTTTCGGAAAATCGGAGCGTCAGGAATTGTCGGCGCGTTAGGCCTGGTGGGGGCGTTCATTTTTTTCATCTGGTCCATCACGTTGACCACGGCGGCCAATACCCTGTTTCTGTTCTCCACCATCCCGTTTATTGCGGCATTTCTGGGGATTGTCCTTCTCAAGGAAACCCTGCGCCCCATCACCTGGGTGTCCATGGGCATCGCATTTGTGGGCATCGGCGTGATGGTGGTGGAAGGTCTGGAAGCGGGCAGCCTGCTGGGAATCGTCACCGGATTTGCTTCCGCCTGCGGGTTTGCCACGTTTTCCATCTCGCTGCGGATGCGCAAGGAAACCCCCCAGTTTGCCACGGTGGCCCTGGCCGGGATCCTGTGTGCCGTGATCACCGCCGGGATCATGCTGGTTCAAAACGATGCCATTACCATGCCTTTGCGAAACATTCTATTGAGCATGGTGCACGGGTCTCTGGTGGGGGTCGGGCTGATCCTGTTTTCTTTAGGGGCCGGATATTTCCCGGCGGCTGAACTGAACCTGCTGTCCCTGTTCGAGGTGGTGGGCGGGGTGATCTGGGTGTATCTGCCCATCTTCGGGATTCATGAGGTGCCCAGCCTGCTGACCGTGATCGGCGGCTGCATTGTTTCCGGGGCCATTGTCCTGAACAGCCTGGGGTCCAGGCATGAACCCGTACCCATCAAGCCGGTGTGA
- a CDS encoding DUF3795 domain-containing protein: MTTDTIKTVIAPCGLCCETCFAHVNGDIRKLSIQLREKLGNFRAAARRFESMLEAPVFRKYPDFEKMLDYFAAEHCHGCRNEQCRIFKNCGVRPCHQEMGVDFCYQCDQFPCNNTRFDENLYNSWVAINQIIRKKGIETYCETARTRPRYG, from the coding sequence ATGACAACCGACACCATTAAAACCGTTATCGCCCCCTGCGGCCTGTGCTGTGAAACCTGTTTCGCCCATGTCAACGGGGATATCAGGAAATTGAGCATTCAGCTCAGGGAAAAGCTGGGTAATTTCCGGGCCGCTGCCCGGCGCTTTGAATCCATGCTGGAGGCGCCTGTGTTCAGGAAATATCCCGATTTTGAAAAAATGCTTGATTATTTTGCGGCAGAACACTGCCACGGCTGCCGGAATGAACAGTGCCGGATTTTTAAAAACTGCGGTGTGCGGCCCTGTCACCAGGAAATGGGGGTTGATTTCTGTTACCAGTGTGATCAGTTTCCCTGCAACAACACCCGGTTTGATGAAAACCTGTACAACAGCTGGGTGGCCATCAATCAGATCATCCGGAAAAAAGGAATTGAAACCTATTGTGAAACAGCCAGAACCCGGCCCAGATATGGTTGA
- a CDS encoding flavin reductase family protein, whose amino-acid sequence MKKSIGAKTILYPTPVLIVGTYDKNGKPNAMTAAWGGICCSSPPCVTVSLRKATYSYNCLVASGAYTLSIPSETYVEAADYLGMASGKTEDKFKTAGLTPVKSDQVNAPYVKEFPLILECRLIHTLEIGLHTQFVGEIVDIKADESVLAENGMPDIEKMKPILYAPAEKAYFSVGKKIGDAFSTGKRLK is encoded by the coding sequence ATGAAAAAATCCATTGGTGCAAAAACAATCCTGTATCCCACACCGGTACTGATCGTGGGGACCTATGACAAGAACGGCAAACCCAATGCCATGACAGCGGCCTGGGGCGGGATCTGCTGTTCCAGCCCGCCGTGCGTGACCGTGTCTTTGAGAAAAGCGACCTACAGCTACAACTGTCTCGTTGCCAGCGGTGCCTATACCCTGAGCATTCCTTCAGAAACCTATGTGGAAGCAGCTGATTATCTGGGCATGGCATCCGGGAAAACCGAGGACAAGTTCAAGACCGCCGGCCTGACCCCGGTCAAAAGCGACCAGGTCAATGCGCCGTATGTCAAGGAATTCCCCCTGATTCTGGAATGCAGATTGATACACACCCTGGAGATCGGGCTGCACACCCAGTTTGTCGGAGAAATTGTGGACATCAAAGCGGATGAATCCGTTCTGGCGGAAAACGGGATGCCGGACATTGAAAAAATGAAACCGATTTTGTATGCCCCCGCTGAAAAAGCGTATTTCAGTGTGGGCAAAAAAATCGGAGACGCGTTCTCCACAGGCAAACGCCTTAAATAA
- a CDS encoding YbaK/EbsC family protein, with amino-acid sequence MSVEAVKQFFSDFNMEDRVMVLETSTATVDEAAAAHGVDPDQIGKTLSFKLDGRPILIVVAGRAKIDNQKYKQQFSKKAKMLSPAEVLAYTGHAVGGVCPFGLKQPMDVYLDISLKKHPEIIPAAGDQNASIRLTIEELERFSDCNDWVDVCTQHRN; translated from the coding sequence ATGTCAGTGGAAGCAGTTAAACAGTTTTTTTCAGATTTCAACATGGAGGATCGCGTCATGGTACTTGAAACCTCCACTGCAACGGTTGACGAGGCAGCCGCCGCCCATGGCGTGGATCCGGATCAGATCGGCAAAACCCTGTCATTTAAACTGGACGGCAGGCCCATTTTGATTGTTGTGGCCGGCAGGGCCAAAATCGACAACCAGAAGTACAAGCAGCAGTTTTCAAAAAAGGCGAAAATGCTCTCACCTGCCGAAGTGCTGGCATACACCGGTCATGCCGTGGGCGGTGTATGCCCTTTTGGGCTCAAACAGCCCATGGATGTGTACCTGGATATCTCATTGAAAAAACACCCGGAAATCATTCCGGCAGCCGGGGACCAGAATGCCTCAATCCGCCTGACCATAGAAGAACTGGAGCGGTTTTCAGACTGCAACGACTGGGTGGATGTGTGCACACAGCACCGGAACTGA